DNA from Ictalurus punctatus breed USDA103 chromosome 20, Coco_2.0, whole genome shotgun sequence:
ctggcaaaatctgagcttctcgtcatcccagcctgtccctcaatcaaccacaacctcactgtacagctcgcctcactcacactcatgccaaccaggacagccaggaaccttggggtgattcttgatgatggcttgacctttgcagaccatatctcagcaactgcaaggtcctgtaggttcatcctttacaacatcaagaaaatccaaccctacatcaccaaacaggctacatagattctagtccaggctcttgttatctctaaactggactactgcaactcactgctttcaggcctcccagccagctccatcaaaccccttgagatgattcagaatgctgcagcgtgtcttgtcttcaaccagtccaagagaacccatgtcacaccccacttcatctccctccactggcttcctgtagctgcccgcatcaagttcaaggccttgatgctcacctacaagaccttgtcaggaacagcaccctcctacctcaactctctcctgaaggtctacattccctctcgcaatctgcgatcgattagcgactgACGTTTAGTAGTTcaaactcagcgtggcgcaaggtccctttccagaaccttcacactaactgttcctcagtggtggaatgcacttccaatctcaatccggaccgctgaatctctcaccatcttcaaaaaacagctaaagaccaacctcttctatgaacacctaaccaactcataataaaaaataaataaataactttaaaaaaaaaatgcacttacacctctactctgcactttgcttcttctggaattcaattaatagatcttgtatggtagcacttcttgtattgttctctgcttgatatcgctttgcttgtatctttctcatttgtaagtcgctttggagaaaagcgtctgctaagtgaataaatgtaatgtaaatgtaataatacagaTGTTTGGGGGGGTGGAGAGTTTGTTGTTTTACTCTGAGGCTGTTCTGATGGAGGTTTTGCGTCTGTTTTCCTCGAGTGTGTTGAAGTTTCTCTCCTTTCTACTGAAAAGAATGACAAAATATGTTATAACagttttttttcactgttagTAATATGGCACATGACACTGGACTAAAGCATGCTCACAGTAATTAATGAAAACATGTACCTTTAACAGATACATTTTctcttctttaaaaataaaggtaacacattattaagacacaTGTTGATAAGACTAAATGACACCTACATAAAAACTTTATGACAAGTGACATGAACTAGTTATAAGAAATAGTTATAAAGACTTATTCCAATATGCGTCAGCTGATGTAAAGACAGCATTTCTCAATGTAAATGTCAAGTTGAGAGAAGACCTTGTCTAGTGATATAGATTTCAGTTGAGGTAAGGTTGTGTTATGACTTACTTAAGATCATTAGAACTTACTTAAGATCATTGTAGCTCAGTCTCCTTCTGACCTGTCTGTGTCACATAAATGGTAATGAGGTCGCTAACTGTTTGACAAGTGAGGGTAAACTTGTGAAGAAATGGACAGAGGTGAGATTTCTGTAATGTGTCTCAAAGGTGGCAGTTTGAAAAGGATTTGACAGTGACCATCACTTCACTGTAAAACAGaatttgaatattgtgtgtctgtgtgtcatttggcaaaTTCTCCCAAGGCCTTGGTGCAGGAGCTGTGTAGTGGAGCGAGGGTGCCTTCTTTCTTGTGTaggttctctttctctcttcttaagaTTCTCTATTCTCAAATCCTAACAGTTTTCTGGGGGCTTGTTCCGGGATATCTACTGAGAAGTAAGaataattttaatttgtttgctCTGCCTTGAAGTAGATATCTCATGTATCCCAATTGTACTACATGTGATGCCCAAATATTCTGTGGTGTTCTATGTAAGCAATTGGAAGTAGCTGTTAGTTGAATCTTTATTGTGCTTAGGCTCTGGCCACCGTGCTAGTGCTTTCTCTCGGCTTTATTGTGAGTAACTGTATTCTAAATAGTATAACCCTATTTTCAAGGAATGTGTCTCAAACGTGGCAGTTTGAAAACCCCAGTGGATTCATGCCAGTAGACAGAAACAGTGTCTGACCAGAACCAGCTCACTCgaaaaaggagaaaattcaCAATCAAGCAGCTCTCAAGGGGCCTCTTCTCATCTCaccttacacatacacatatagattttttttatattagccTTGAGAAAACAAGCAACGACTCATGCCCTGTCTGGATGGAGCATGTGAGTGTTGGAAGCTGTCCTAGGCTCATGGATGCCTGGGCGTTCCTCGCAGCTTATGGAAAGAGAGTGTGCAGGTCCCATTGAGACCTAAGAGGGCATTGAtgtttactgtgaacactccccactctctctgttCACTTGGTAACACTTTCTTCGTTCCTGTGTACTGGCACAGAAACGTTGTGAACAACAACGGCAGTATAAGACtgacttttgatgacagcttgaactttacagaccacatttcaacatctgtaaggtcctgtaggttaattctgtacaacatcaagaaaatcagaccctatctcaccgaacaggctacacaactactagtccaggctcttgtcatatcaaaactggactactctcgggcctcccagccagctccatcaaactccTTCAAAtgtttcagaatgcagcagcatgcctcgtcttcaaccagtcacacccctcatctccctccactggcttcctgtagtcgCCCGTATCAaagtcaatatatatatatatatatatatatatatatatatatatatatatatatatatatatatatatatatatatagcaattTAAAGTGGCACCCAGTCTTCATCTAAGGCCAGGTTGGCAAAGACATAGTCCTCTATTGACTCCACTTATTCAAGATGCAAGCGATTCCCTTTTACACTTGCCCGATATGTTTTGGTTTTATCCCAGACTGTTTGTTTTCTGATCACTGATTTTTGAGTCCTATTCtaagatatttaataaaaatgtaaatccaAAACCTCTAACAGCCATCTTTGGTATTGTTGGTGATAAGACCATTCTATCAAAACATGATGCCAACTGCATCGCTTTTACTTCTCTGCTGGTGAGGCGATTGATCCTGCTCAATTGGAAACAGGCTTCCCCCCTTCTTTTAAACAGTGGGCTTCAGATATGCTTCAATTCTTAagtctgaaaaaaataagaCTGAATTTGCAGGGTTCTGGTTCTGAGTTTGCTGTTATGTGGGGGGTTTATCTAAGTTATCTTCAAAATCAGTTATAGCTTAATGGTTGGATTCAGTGCTGATTGTGAGCTGATACCTGATTTTATTcaagacttttatttttatatgtacacaatgttttatgtttgttgcttctgttgtatttttttttgtcctttgtgtgtacatgtatcTTGTCTTTTGTATTAGTATATGATAATGTTGTTGATGGTTGCATaaaatagttttaatggttaaccaCTGATGGTTTGTAgtagtatttgtagtggaaactattacaatttctgtgattgtttccattgttgttgtttttgcagcaGGGCTCACTGATGTTATAAACAAATCAGTGTATTAATAAATTTCTATATAAAATGATTGTCTTTTCATTCAAACAATCTGAATGtttatatttagcatttttttttctaaaatcgTGTACTTAACCACTACTAGAAGTAGGACTTTCGCTGCCCTCTGGTGGCCGAAATGCGCATTACACTAACAACCCTTTTCTTTCCTACATACAGAACGGGGTCCTGTCATTGAAGATGGCGACCGGACTCCTTCAGCGCTCTTATAGCGGCCTTCGTTTGGCGAAATACAAGGCCAGGATCAAGGGACAGGTCACTCTTTTCAGGTCTGAACATTTTATCTCCATTACTGTTTTGTAGGCGTCATCACGACGCTGTCTCATCGGAGAAAGATGCATGAGTGAATCAGATAACGGGCCGTCTCTCAGTGCACATGCTGTTCCATACAAGTTCAGCTAAATTAAAGCATATTTACACATCGTCTAATTCAGTAATGCATTCAAACACGTttgaatgcattttatttatttatttatttattttataataaattctgCTCAGTGTAAACTGCTGGGCTAAGCATATATCAGTGCAATTGTACATTGTTAGAGGATAAATCAGAGTCTTGATTGCTGAAGGACACACAGACTTCAATATACTATTACATTACAGTCACTATGTAGTGATATTGACATACTAGGATcaggtgttattattatttattttatttttttttaatgttttggcagTTTGGGCATGACTGAGGACTGTTGATTGCTGTTATTTTGAGCCACACTACTACAGCTGTTGACATGACTTGTTTGCTATTAAATTAAACAGTGTTAAATAGGTTTTTCGATGTTGTTGTTACTTTAATAGAGCTCCCATTGAGAATTGTATCAAGGGACCTGCACTGcacagaaaagttttttttttccaggctaAAACAGTAGCAGCAGTTTACTGTTTCCTATGATTTTGTCATCATTAATGAGTTCATTTATCCATTCatttgattggttggttggttggttgaatGTCTGGCTACCAGTTACACGGGCCATGCTAGTCAAACTGGTGGACCATCTTTGCCAGCTGGTAATTGTAACGTCTTATCCTAGAGGATTGTCGGCATCCAGTCACCGAAATAGAGAGGAGAGCTGGTTCAAATCTCTATTTGTGCGTAAAGTGGACCCAAGAAAAGACGCCCACTCTCACCTGCTGGCTAAGAAAGAAGAAAGTAACCTTTATAAAATTCAATGTAAgtaatagtgtgtgtatgttagtatgtttgtttttggttttttttgcttgtttgtttgtttttttgcttcagaAAGTGCATGTGGTATGCCTTTAATTAGTTTTTAGAGTGAATCTTTAAAGGTATCAGTAGTCCTTAAGATCCAATTATGTACCTTAAGTTATTTTTGAAGGTACTTACTTTTCTGGGTAAAAGATAGAtactaaaatatttactttgatACCATGCTAGTGACGAGGGaaacctttatttctgagtCTAGctaacagtgactacgtttacatggacagcagtaatctaattattgaccttattttgataagacagtattctgattaaggtgtttacatgagttgcttttaggatactcctttcatgttcctgttttacatgttatagaacatagagtgATTAACAGGACACATCATTTCGTCTCcgcaccacgccgtccgacgtccctccagaatttcacgtatcaacatacagttttgggtgtttttatttaaaatttttatgaacgcttcaagtgcagttaattatttgtcatgctgtacatgcaaatagatgactgcttgaagccgtgggctgcatcccaaactgTGTATTTAACTgctgtatagtagctgagatacatgtatttcgcgtactatatagtaggtaagtacacagtttcggacacagccatgctcttgtttgccgtaaaacggttgagcactgtcGTTTGCGaacgtgtcctgttgcaaaatgcggtgagaACTCCCTCTCATGAAATCAGTaagggaactctgaactacagtttccaacagccactgcttcattgtcacatgaccacctgcacctgaatcacgttcctGGTAATTAGCACTCTTGTCTATAGTCACAGTGCACGCTTTGTCTCATGTTATCGTCTCACTATACCTTTGTCTATGATGCCGTATTTGGTCTTTGTCACAGTTTTTGTTTCCTTGTTGTAGAGTGTTtcgtatgtttgtttgttattaaatgtttaagaatctgcgcttgcttccgtctcCAACTTTGAATCGTGACACTCCCACACAATGTTAATAATGGGATTAAGCtgtttacatttctgtaatacacattgataatgcaactaaaacaggagtactccacctatcttaattcgatttgtgtttacttcgagtatgactttaaaccgattaaggtaataaaaattgctgtttacatgatagtttcttaatcagtttgttttaatcgggttaatattggattattgttgtccatgtaaatacTGAATGATGCAAATGatgcaacactttttttttgtaaccagAAACAAGTACAATATAGCAAAGCAACCAATAGCAACATGAAAAATATTTGCTTTTTGGTAAACATAACTACAACATAATGGCTAGCAAAATACAGCACAAActttattaaagtaaaacatAATTACATCtagaataatataaatatacatgccAGAAGTAATTGTTAATTTACTGTAAGTTATTACAGTAAGCCTACTGTAATGGATTAACTATAGTAAAGCACTGTAAATTactgtgaaaaagaaaacagtgaaACATTTAACAATGCAATTAATAACTAATGGTTTCTTAATTGTAGTTCACAATGTGAAGCCTGAATGTCTGGATGCTTATAACAAACTCTGGTAAGCACTGACCCTTTCCCATTTCTAAAGTGTTCCTGGTGATTAGTTAGAAACCAGTCATCTATTTTCGGTTTCTTAATCAAGAATTGCCTGTTGGAAACTGTTGAGAATGAATTGACATGCCGCCTGTAGTGTAACTCCATCCAAAACTTATTCAGTTCTATTCCTGTGAGATGATTGGCAGGAGCACTCCATTCTTAAATTGCATTTCAGGGACAATGACTTTGAGAAAACTAATTTTAAAATGGTATTGTttcttaaaatgaatgaaataaaacaggcCTTGGAAgtgattttgaattttgaatgctaTTATTTATCACTATTATGTGTTGCTGTCACCCTTATGATCCCTGTTGTGTGCTGTCCAATACTTTATATTCAGGCATTAATACAACAAATAAGTGATGATCTCCATGCTTACATTGTGGCCCACAGTGAGGATGTGTTGCCTTCGATCCACGTGGATAAATACTACCCCTGTGAGCTGGTGGGAACATGGAACACCTGGTATGGAGAGCAAGACCAGGCTGGTAGGACCTTGCAGATAAGCACGTTGTTCATTCAAGCCACAGAAATGGGAGGAAGATGTTATTTTATTAGAGTTTTCTGTTCATCTAGGCTAGGTTTTTATCTACCCTGGTCATTTTAAATGCATAGTCCTGATAAATAGCCTGTTCAGTGAAAATCTCTGaaggtttttaaacattttagtcATTGTCAATGTGTCATACTATGAAGTCTAGGAATTCGGTACCTTGAAGATGATTTGCTGCATATTTTAGATTTACTAATCCAAATTGATGGTGGACATATTGGTGACTGAGAACTTGTTTGTAACGGTTTATTTTATCATCATTGATTTGCCTAGTCTTCACTCTAAAGATGCTGCCATTGTTTGACACTTGTAGCAGTTATGTTCACTAGTTGGCTGCCACTACAGTTTGGTTTTCTGGCAACcatattattattcacattacaGACAAACTCTTCACCattagtattattgttgttgttattattatttatttattttttttcattgccaCTAGTGGTAATAGTTAAACATTTGTGGTCAGATTAAGGGTAGCAGaagcttcttttcttttctggtaAGTGTATCACTTACAGCAGTTTATCAATGGTTTTCCTTTTAAGAATAGTAATTGTAGTAAACAAAGCATCTGGAAAAAATCTAAGTGCTTTCCATAAAGCTAGCCAGAAAAAAGCCAGTTGGCCACAAAACTAATTTGCCTatgaaaatataacttactagCAGCAAGGTAAACTTTAAGTTTTTGACAGAGGGCCAATATTTTGTGAGGGATTTTATTAGAAAAGTAAATTCCCTATATAGATTTTGTGGGACAGTCTGATCATGCCCACTAGAGTAGGTGTTTTTAAGAGCATTCACAGCAGTTATACTGTATTTCAAGCACAGAGACTTTTGTGTTAATATTACTGAAATGTGATCTTGTAAACATACTGTAGAACATTTCTGTGCACATTATTAAGAGTTACTCTGGAGGGTGCAAAGTGAtctgtatatttttttgtgCACAGTCCATCTGTGGAGGTACAGAGGAGGCTACCCCGCCCTGACCGAAGTCATgaataaactgaaaaataataagGTAGATGACACTTGAAGTAAAGTCTTGGTGTGTTTCAGATGCATAAAAGACACTCTATCTTTTGAGAGGAAAGCATCACAATTTCCTTCATTTTGAGTTATTACTGGTAAAGCTAATGCTAAATGCTTGTG
Protein-coding regions in this window:
- the nipsnap2 gene encoding protein NipSnap homolog 2 (The RefSeq protein has 1 substitution compared to this genomic sequence) gives rise to the protein MATGLLQRSYSGLRLAKYKARIKGQVTLFRGLSASSHRNREESWFKSLFVRKVDPRKDAHSHLLAKKEESNLYKIQFHNVKPECLDAYNKLCEDVLPSIHVDKYYPCELVGTWNTWYGEQDQAVHLWRYRGGYPALTEVMNKLKNNKEFLEYRKERGKMLLSRRNQLLLEFSFWNEPVPREGPNIYELRSYQLRSGTMIEWGNYWARAIRYRQHNREAVGGFFSQIGSLYLVHHLWAYKDLQSREDTRNAVWQHEGWNEVVYYTVPLIQHMESRVMIPMKASPLK